A genome region from Pyrenophora tritici-repentis strain M4 chromosome 9, whole genome shotgun sequence includes the following:
- a CDS encoding Dimer-Tnp-hAT domain containing protein, whose product MEPSTPTSPSPSNIIRLDLTSLTPSPIPTSSPTPILSPTPIQYHESPDEFVQGGITYVKRAIIARKDFRQGTSHIWKYGLQYIRDSDKKEVYYCHECRVGKSKQELFVINGTSRIRNHLEQKHQIDPQSGIKRKGSVRKSIIDQQKDGAASSIFFWKESVEKFKELLIRWIVYCHIAFFQLENQYFRELLLFLNPALLNHLPKAAKTIRSWVMNAFISKKQQLREDLHHSRSRISISFDLWTSPNPYAILGVVAMWIDTTGMRRVTALGMRRIYGEHTGENLGSVVLELLEEYDISGDQIGYFMLDNASANDTAVEFILKDLCPWMKSKQRRHRRLRCLGHVINLCCQAFLMGRNCEKYLAKLEKHHQRGDYTKVEELWKKFGCLGRLHNLVRYIRLTPQRREEFATIIIGGDLSQFDGLELIQNNSTRWNSWFYSITRALNVRERLELFSARHVPGKGSVGIANFKLDGQHWFELGKIELALKDFYAATLLSEGKKTSLADWFSTLDCLLREISETKDHYHDIHTEDDNNFTWKYLQGCADAAWLKCVEYYNNQQLNWQNRFPEDTDLPPAYYAAQILDPYRKCGWFRQEWVLHGDEEKKRWFENAQLAVKHLWETEYKGRYPVEMLPPPARKERDPDPAFDRQREHKRIRIDAPVSTTDLYEQYISTDRLHNEEAGCNEAIAYWLSRYDSQRDLARFALDMFAISPMSDECERLFSSAKLTIVDRRGRLKADIIEACECLRAWYGKPQAEGNSDIEDSENEDD is encoded by the coding sequence atggagccttcaacaccaacctcaccgtccccatcgaatattataagactagatttaacgtctcttactccatctcctatccccacgtcatcacccacccctatactatcacccactcctattcaatatcacgaatctccagatgagttcgtgcagggcggtatcacgtacgtgaaacgtgcaataattgcaaggaaggatttccgtcaaggtacatcacacatctggaagtacggactccaatacattcgagatagcgataagaaagaggtgtattactgccatgagtgcagggttgggaagagcaagcaagagttgtttgtcatcaatggcacttctaggatccggaatcacctggaacagaagcaccagattgatccccagagtggcatcaagcgaaagggttctgtacggaagtctataatcgaccagcaaaaggatggggctgcttccagcatctttttctggaaggagtcagtagagaagtttaaagagcttctaattcgttggattgtgtactgccatatcgccttctttcaattagagaaccagtactttcgtgaactactcctctttttaaatccggcactactcaaccacctcccgaaggctgcgaagactatccgaagctgggtaatgaatgcattcatatcgaagaagcaacagcttagggaggacctacaccattcacggagtaggatctctatctcctttgatctctggacttcaccaaacccttacgctatcctaggcgtcgtcgctatgtggattgatactaccggcatgcgacgtgttaccgctttaggtatgcgacgtatatacggcgaacatactggagagaatcttggatcggtggtccttgaattgctggaagaatacgacattagcggagatcagattggatactttatgctggataatgcctcggcaaatgataccgctgttgagtttatactcaaggatctctgcccatggatgaagtcaaaacaacgtcgtcatcgccggctgcgttgcttgggccatgtcatcaacctctgttgccaggcgttccttatggggcgaaactgtgagaagtatcttgcgaagctggagaagcatcatcaacgtggcgactatacgaaggtggaagagctctggaagaagttcggatgtttgggtcgtcttcacaacctggtgcgatacatcaggcttactccacaacggcgtgaggagtttgctacaattattatcggcggagatctttcgcaattcgacgggcttgagcttatccagaacaactcgacccgctggaactcatggttttattcgattacacgtgcattaaatgttcgagaacgtttagagctcttctcggctcgtcatgtacctggaaagggctccgtagggatcgcgaactttaagcttgatggacagcactggtttgagcttggaaagattgaactcgctctcaaagacttctatgctgcaactttgctttctgaaggtaagaagacgtcacttgcggactggttttcaactttggactgccttctccgggagataagcgagacgaaggatcactaccacgacatccacactgaggacgataacaactttacatggaagtaccttcaaggctgcgctgatgctgcttggttaaagtgcgttgagtactataacaatcagcagctgaattggcaaaatcgattccctgaagatactgaccttccaccggcatattatgcggctcaaatccttgatccatatcgcaagtgtggatggttcaggcaagagtgggttcttcatggcgacgaagagaagaagaggtggtttgaaaacgcacaattagcggtgaagcatctctgggagacagagtataagggaaggtaccctgtcgagatgctgccaccaccagccaggaaggagagagatcctgacccagcatttgatcgccagcgggaacataagcgcattcgaatagacgctccagtttctacaactgatttgtatgaacaatacatctctactgaccggcttcataacgaagaggcaggttgcaatgaggctattgcgtactggctatctcgctacgactcccaacgagatctcgctcgcttcgctctagacatgtttgcgatctcgcctatgtcggatgaatgcgaacgtctttttagtagcgcgaagcttactatcgtcgatcgccgtggtaggctgaaggcagatattatagaagcgtgcgagtgtctccgggcctggtatggaaagccccaagctgaggggaacagcgatatcgaggatagtgagaacgaagacgactag
- a CDS encoding Med15 multi-domain protein: protein MADNQSEISSADSAEAQNQLQNEQSEHLSDSPWAKFTAEQLMENCPYTVALKVINTALWGVPAPADANETHATTWVAKAIHDYNVSMAWDDDLFIDYKWDFEGWTKELFSKVERGTLRSLKSVLRHRGVYTGNNHARVADSLYNILGIENTLEWEPAEFRAMKFDQQSEAYQRQQSNKRQQDTQHTVYPAVQQPPQVQQPPQLQQPPQVPQPSQLQRPSQGEQQEQYRVRQGVQSRSQTIEPQQPLHMSGTLEGPQHRQLWEQAAQPQQGRAQLQTRPPATAYREVTPFPQQPTNRVPNRPPELPYDPYKTLPPRWSRNDRLDANTITQFSKLWDNSNKYTGNAYDLLDDKIKIFFSICWQVDIQEEQFHAVFPRILTGRAETFYIQVVERDDSFADAYMAIKNHFDHDVHHQHYYTDWTTTTFARTRTENPDKGLHEVLQILLDKLQLCQRALGKNFEGEDALRTTVINACRGVPELEMALFKPATICEGLFSDLRSAIADTTAMEESEVDLEVEEDSEADLEEHIEEASSATTTDEDLSLAGGRNALFARRKDAGLPTTQTKSARLPVHSSSLRYTLQVHSPQGLLRTSCRIRRDRAH, encoded by the exons ATGGCGGATAACCAAAGCGAAATAAGCTCTGCAGACTCTGCTGAAGCTCAGAATCAACTACAGAATGAGCAATCAGAACACCTCTCAGACTCACCATGGGCCAAATTTACCGCGGAACAACTTATGGAAAactgtccatacacagttgcactcaaggtcatcaatacagctctctggggtgtacccgcacCGGCGGACGCAAATGAGACACACGCAACAACGTGGGTCGCTAAggctatccacgactacaatgtgtcaatggcctgggacgatgacctcttcattgactacaaatgggactttgaaggatggacgaAGGAGCTATTTAGCAAGGTTGAGCGTGGTACACTAAGGTCTCTTAAGAGTGTGCTACGACACCGGGgagtatacactggcaacaATCACGCCAGGGTGGCGGACTCTCTCTACAACATTCTAGGTATAGAGAATACTCTTGAATGGGAACCAGCagagtttcgagccatgaaATTCGACCAACAGTCCGAAGCGTACCAGCGCCAGCAGAGCAATAAACGCCAACAGGACACTCAGCACACAGTCTATCcagctgtacaacaaccaccgcaagtacaacaaccgccgcaattacaacagcCACCGCAAGTACCACAGCCGTCGCAATTACAACGACCGTCGCAGGGCGAGCAACAagagcagtatagagtgagacaaggcgtccAGAGCCGTTCCCAAACAATAGAGCCACAACAGCCGCTACACATGAGCGGTACGCTGGAAGGGCCTCAGCATCGACAACTGTGGGAGCAGGCCGCGCAGCCGCAACAAGGGCGTGCGCAACTACAGACACGGCCGCCAGCGACTGCATATCGCGAAGTCACGCCATTTCCGCAACAGCCAACGAACCGCGTCCCTAACAGACCACCCGAACTACCATAcgacccgtacaagacgctaccgccgcgatggtccCGCAACGATCGACTCGACGCTaatacgatcacgcagttctctaagctatgggacaatagcaacaagtatacagggaatgcgtacgatctcctagacgataagatcaagatcttcttcagcatctgctggcaggtagatatccaagaagagcagtttcacgcagtgtttccccgtatccttaccggacgtgcagagacattctacatacaggttgtagagagagatgacagctttgctgatgcgtacatggcaatcaaaaaccacttcgaccatgacgtccatcaccagcactactacacagactggacgactacaaccttcgctcgcacccgcacagagaaccccgacaagggactacacgaggttctgcagatcctgcttgacaagctgcagctatgccagcgtgcccttggcaagaactttgagggcgaggatgccctacgtaccactgtcatcaatgcctgccgaggagtaccagagcttgagatggcactgttcaaaccagccacaatctgtgaaggactcttctcagaCCTACGTTCTGCA AtcgccgatacaacggcaatggaagaatccgaggtggatctcgaggtggaggaggattcagaggcggatcTAGAGGAGCATAtcgaggaggcgagcagcgcgacgacaacggacgaggattTAAGCCTcgctggaggaagaaatgctttgtttgccagaaggaaggatgctggtctaccaaccacacagacgaagagcgcaaggctgcccgtacacagttcttctctacgctatactttacaggtACACAGCCcccaaggacttctccgtacatcttgcagaatacgaagggatcgagcacactag